Genomic DNA from Acidimicrobiia bacterium:
GGAATCTGACCGAGCAGTTCGCCGGCGCTGGAGAGAATGGCGATCCGGCCCGGTTCGGTTCGCCACAGCCGTGCGGCCCGCGCACGCAGAACACTGAGGAAGGCTGCCTCATCGTCATCGGACATGTGCAGGTTGCCGTGGCGTCCAACATCGTCGAGAAACGAATGCATAGAGGCGACCGTCGTGTTGCTCAGCAGGCCGAGGGCCGCCTGGTTGAGATAGATGCCTTCCGAGAGCGTCTGGTAATCGGAGCGGTCGAAGACGGATGCCATTGGTACCTCGATCGGAGAGTGGGCCGCGCGGTGAGAGTCAAGCTACACCGTGCTTTGCGCTCGCCGGTTGTGCGAGCGCAAAGCACGATCGGCCCGACTCCCTCACCCGTCGTGTCACGCGCAGCTCGAGTGCCGGCTCACTCGCCGTTCCGTCACCTTCCGCACACCGGCCGCAGCCAGTTATAGAAGTCGACTGCCAGGACCCGCCCGTCCTTGCTGTCGGACCGGTCGATGAACTTGAGGATCTCATCTGTCGGTCCGGTGACTACCAGGCTCTCCACTTGCGGGTCGTTGTCGGCCAGGTAGGCGGCAACCCGCTGCACCGATTCTTCAACTCCACCTTCGAGGAGGCGGGCTGCCACGTCCGGGTTCTCGGCGAGATGGTCGACCGAGCGCCGCACCTCTTGCAGAGCGTTGCGTACCGATGGGCCGCTGATCCCGAAGTCACCGCCCGCACTGCCCGAGGAGCCGCCGAAGACACTACGGGGGATGCGGTCGGTCCCGACGCAGGTCGAGTATCCGAGCATGCGAAGCGGATCGGAAGCGGCAACTTCCGGAGCGGCCTCGGTGACCAGGAATCCCGCCCACACCACGCTCACGTCCGCGCCCGGAGAGTCTGCCAGAAGCTGTGCCTGGTCTATCGGGATGGCCGGGTAGAAGTCGACTGATACGGTGGCGACCGTTCCGCCACCCAATCGGCCGAGCAGTTCTTGCGCGGACCCCACCCTCGGGTCGGATTCGGCGAATGGCCAGATCGTCTCCCCTTCGGATCCGAAGAGACCGATTCGCGACGAGACGGTGCCGAGGTCGGCCTGGGCCGCGCCGATCGGCATCTGGACTGTGGCGGTGAAGGTCCGGTCCAGGACCCCGGAATCGACGGTGAACTTGTCCACGAATGCCCCCGGGTTGAACATGCCGGCAACGTCGAATGTTGCACGGGCAACTGCTTCCGCCCGGTCGCCCCTGTTCATGAGAAGGGGATGAACCACGAAGTTCGAGATTATGAACAGGCTCAGACCGAGGGCGATGAGCATGACGGCCGCGTCGATCACGGTGCGCCAGAGCGCCCGCCGGACCGAGCGGCGCAGAGTCCGTTCGTCGACATCGGCGGTACCCAACGCTTCCAGATTCACGGGTGCGACTCCGTCCATGATCGCCCGGCAGTCGGGACATTCTTGGAGATGATTCTCGAGTTGGTCGCGTGCGGGTGGGTCGAGTTGCCCATCGGCGTAGCTCTCGAGGAGTTCCTGGGCTTCTTCGTGATTCATTGGCTGGTCTCCGTGTAATGGGCCCGGAATGACATCCTGGCCCGATGGATCAGTACTTTGACGGCCGCGATCGAGCAGCCGAGCACATCGGCCACCTCGGCGTAGCTGAGCCCCGAGAGGTCGGTCAGGAGGAGCGCCGTGCGCTGTCGTTCCGGAAGTCTCGATAGGGACCTGTCGATGAGCATGAGTTCGGTAACGTCGGTGTCCCTGGTTGCCGGATCGTCGATCTCCTCGACCGGTACGGGGCGACGGCGCCGCGTGTCATCGATGAAGACCGACCGGGCAATCGAGAACAGCCACGACCGGGGATTCCCGCCCCGATAGCCGCCCATAGACCTGGTGGCCTTGACGAAAGTGTCCTGCATCAGGTCCTCCGCCCAGACCGGGTCGCGGCACAGGGATACCAGGAACGCGTATACCGCGTTCGAGTGAGCCCGGTAGAAGCCTTCGATTGGGTTGAGTTCGATTGGATTGACAGTAGCCACACGTTTCCTGGTCTCCTTTGAAAGTCTCGATCTTCTCGAGGGAGACGAGATAGGAGGCACCAGAGTTTCGGTGGCGGGCGGAACTTTCCGGCGGCGGGGGAAGGGTCGGGCCATTCGAGTTCGGCGATTGGCCCGGTCGGAAGGCGAGATCAGGCCCTGGGGCCGTCCATGATCAAACGGATTGCCGCTCCCGCAGAGAAGAATGCTTTTCGTGATCCGGCAGGACCATTTCCCCACATTCGGCAGTCCTGCCAGGAAGCCCTGCCTATATCACCGTCGAGCTCACTCCCGCGGTTCCGGCGCGGAGACTCAGCGCAGTAGTTCGGGGGGCTCCGCTCCGGTCAGGACGCGGCAAGTGCTACCGAGGCCGGCACGGTCCTTCCCGGCGGTCGGATCGGTTTGCTTCTGAGGCGGACGTTTCGACACCGGAGGCTGCTCGGCCGCTGCCTCACCAACAGGGCAGTCTGCCTCGCGGCCCGTTCGGCTTCGGATGAGGACGGCGACAACCGCATCGCGTCCCGGGCGTCGAGGATCGGCCGACGTTAGTTGGGCGGGACGTAGGCCTCCAGCGCCGTCTTGGCCGCCGCAATTATTGCGGCCTGCTGGCCGTGGTCGAAGATCTCATGCGATTCGATTTTGGTGATGGCTCCGGTGCTCGCTACGGCCGCAGCCAGCGCGCTTGCGCTCACACTGTCCGGAAGGTCACTGACGACGAACCCATCGTGATCCCCCTGCATCCAGTAGAACGCCTCTACGGTTCCATCCAATGCCTCGATCAATGCTGTTGCAGCAGCAGACCGATCGCTGGGATGGTGGATCATGGCCTTTACGGCATCTGCCGAGTACGAGAAGAACGTGATGTACTTCGCCACTGGTGCGTCCCCTTTTCTAGTCAGCGCAACATCGATTCTATGCGGTCTCCACGGGATGTGCCGGG
This window encodes:
- a CDS encoding zf-HC2 domain-containing protein; translation: MNHEEAQELLESYADGQLDPPARDQLENHLQECPDCRAIMDGVAPVNLEALGTADVDERTLRRSVRRALWRTVIDAAVMLIALGLSLFIISNFVVHPLLMNRGDRAEAVARATFDVAGMFNPGAFVDKFTVDSGVLDRTFTATVQMPIGAAQADLGTVSSRIGLFGSEGETIWPFAESDPRVGSAQELLGRLGGGTVATVSVDFYPAIPIDQAQLLADSPGADVSVVWAGFLVTEAAPEVAASDPLRMLGYSTCVGTDRIPRSVFGGSSGSAGGDFGISGPSVRNALQEVRRSVDHLAENPDVAARLLEGGVEESVQRVAAYLADNDPQVESLVVTGPTDEILKFIDRSDSKDGRVLAVDFYNWLRPVCGR
- a CDS encoding RNA polymerase sigma factor, with the protein product MATVNPIELNPIEGFYRAHSNAVYAFLVSLCRDPVWAEDLMQDTFVKATRSMGGYRGGNPRSWLFSIARSVFIDDTRRRRPVPVEEIDDPATRDTDVTELMLIDRSLSRLPERQRTALLLTDLSGLSYAEVADVLGCSIAAVKVLIHRARMSFRAHYTETSQ
- a CDS encoding GYD domain-containing protein, whose translation is MAKYITFFSYSADAVKAMIHHPSDRSAAATALIEALDGTVEAFYWMQGDHDGFVVSDLPDSVSASALAAAVASTGAITKIESHEIFDHGQQAAIIAAAKTALEAYVPPN